One window of the Carassius auratus strain Wakin unplaced genomic scaffold, ASM336829v1 scaf_tig00216437, whole genome shotgun sequence genome contains the following:
- the LOC113098231 gene encoding EVI5-like protein isoform X1: MSSPSSSPEREGGMAGSVQLEDLSSPPGLETDPPLAGSPVLSPDSSSHDAALSAPAASPADSENLSPDELELLAKLEEQNRLLEADSKSMRSMSGSRRNSGSSLVSSSSASSNLSHLEEDTWILWGRIVNEWDEWRRKKDKLLKELIRKGIPHHFRAIVWQLLCNATDMPVKNQYSELLKMSSPCEKLIRRDIARTYPEHDFFKGQDSLGQEVLFNVMKAYSLVDREVGYCQGSAFIVGLLLMQMPEEEAFCVFVRLMQEYRLRELFKPSMAELGLCIYQFEHLLQEHLPELNIHFRSQSFHTSMYASSWFLTLFLTFLPLPIATRIFDIFMYEGLEIIFRVGIAILQYNQTDLIQLDMEGMSQHFQKVIPHQFDSCPDKMILRAYQVKYNPKRMKKLEKEYTTIKNKEMEEQIEIKRLRTENRLLKQRIETLEKGQVIRAQEAEENYVIKRELAVVRQQCYTASESLEKAQDTIRELQQHKYTEEFVSGLQTQLEQSRLQEAELLGALKEMQDKVLDLEKRNSSLPDEINVAQLQEELKLVKLREQETLRSFREMQEAVTDLNHCWQNHTSRGGGGHWKESPKKNAMNELQDKLMSLRLREAQGQAELKEVKLKNLQLESQNQINCKLVVRHEQESASVQERLQNALSHNKTLQSQLNEMKRKMAESDCKSKEEVMAVRLREADSMAAMAELRQKIAELEIQKEEGLIQGQLNHSDSRQYITQLREQIAELKNEIRQLRGQPSKFQNTSGGVYQDLCLESPASGEGDYLSSDEDPLQSLPVSSLYPHHSSPHLDSQGSSDSDGEERNPIQTPCQDPLPNQQQLYPGMVCTEGLEN; the protein is encoded by the exons ATGTCAAGCCCTAGCAGCAgcccagagagagagggagggatggcgggttctgttcagctggaggacCTCAGCTCGCCCCCCGGACTGGAAACTGACCCTCCTTTAGCTGGCAGCCCAGTGCTCAGTCCAGACTCCAGTTCCCATGATGCTGCGCTCTCTGCCCCAGCAGCCTCCCCGGCTGACTCCGAGAACCTCAGTCCAGATGAGCTCGAGCTCCTGGCTAAACTGGAGGAGCAGAACAG GTTGCTAGAAGCAGATTCCAAATCCATGCGCTCGATGAGTGGATCTCGGAGGAATAGTGGCTCCTCTCTGGTCTCAAGCTCATCTGCATCTTCTAACCTGTCCCACCTGGAGGAAGACACTTGGATCCTGTGGGGACGGATCGTCAATGAGTGGGACGAGTGGAGACGAAAGAAAGACAAACTTCTGAAG GAGCTAATAAGAAAAGGCATTCCTCATCATTTCCGAGCAATCGTTTGGCAGTTATTATGTAATGCCACTGACATGCCAGTAAAGAATCAGTACTCTGAACTCTTAAAGATGTCCTCACCCTGTGAAAAACTCATACGCAGAGATATTGCCCGCACGTATCCAGAGCACGACTTCTTCAAAGGCCAGGACAGCCTGGGACAGGAAGTTCTGTTTAATGTCATGAAG GCATATTCTCTTGTGGACCGTGAGGTTGGTTATTGTCAGGGTAGTGCCTTCATCGTAGGATTGCTACTTATGCAG ATGCCGGAGGAGGAGGCCTTCTGTGTGTTTGTCAGACTAATGCAGGAGTACAGGCTTAGAGAGTTGTTTAAACCCAGCATGGCTGAGCTGGGTCTGTGCATCTACCAGTTTGAACACTTGCTACAG GAGCATTTGCCGGAGCTGAACATTCATTTCCGCTCTCAGAGTTTCCATACGTCTATGTATGCCTCGTCCTGGTTTCTTACACTCTTCCTCACCTTCCTGCCCCTCCCAATAGCTACACGTATCTTTGACATCTTTATGTACGAG GGTCTGGAGATCATATTCCGAGTTGGAATAGCGATATTGCAGTACAACCAGACAGACCTCATACAGCTAGACATGGAGGGAATGTCACAG CACTTTCAGAAGGTGATTCCGCATCAGTTTGATAGCTGCCCAGATAAGATGATCCTACGGGCTTATCAAGTCAAATACAATCCCAAAAGAATGAAGAA GTTAGAAAAGGAATATACCACTATTAAGAACAAAGAGATGGAGGAACAGATTGAAATTAAg AGACTACGTACAGAAAATAGACTACTGAAGCAGAGGATTGAGACACTGGAAAAA GGTCAGGTTATACGAGCCCAGGAGGCAGAGGAGAACTATGTTATTAAGCGTGAACTGGCTGTGGTTCGGCAGCAGTGTTACACAGCCAGTGAGAGTCTGGAGAAGGCGCAGGACACCATACGTGAACTTCAGCAACACAAG TATACAGAAGAGTTTGTGAGTGGGCTGCAGACTCAGTTGGAACAGTCTCGTCTACAGGAGGCAGAACTACTCGGTGCTCTGAAAGAAATGCAGGACAAAGTGCTTGATCTCGAAaag AGGAACAGCTCTCTGCCGGATGAAATCAATGTAGCTCAGCTGCAGGAGGAGCTGAAGCTGGTGAAACTGAGAGAGCAGGAGACTCTGCGTTCCTTCAGAGAGATGCAAGAGGCCGTTACTGATCTCAACCACTGCTGGCAG AATCATACGTCTCGTGGAGGAGGAGGCCACTGGAAAGAATCTCCCAAGAAGAATGCGATGAATGAGCTACAGGACAAACTGATGAGTCTGAGACTGCGAGAGGCTCAGGGTCAAGCTGAACTCAAAGAGGTCAAACTTAAAAACCTGCAGCTTGAAAGCCAG AACCAGATCAACTGTAAACTAGTTGTCAGACATGAACAAGAGAGTGCCAGCGTGCAGGAGAGACTCCAGAATGCTCTTTCTCACAACAAAACACTACAAAGCCAGCTCAACGAAATGAAGAGAAAGATGGCGGAGTCTGACTGCAAG AGCAAGGAAGAGGTGATGGCGGTCCGTCTAAGAGAAGCTGACAGCATGGCCGCTATGGCTGAACTCCGACAAAAGATAGCCGAGCTAGAAATACAG AAAGAAGAGGGATTGATCCAAGGCCAACTGAATCACTCCGACTCCAGACAGTATATAACTCAGCTGAGAGAGCAAATCGCTGAACTCAAGAACGAG ATCAGGCAGCTGCGTGGACAGCCCTCCAAGTTCCAGAATACCAGTGGGGGCGTTTATCAGGACCTATGTTTGGAAAGCCCAGCATCCGGAGAAGGTGATTACCTCAGTTCGGACGAGGACCCTCTTCAGAGCCTGCCTGTGAGCTCCCTGTACCCGCACCACTCTTCACCTCATCTGGACAGTCAAGGCAGCTCGGACAGCGACGGCGAGGAAAGGAACCCCATTCAAACCCCCTGCCAAGACCCTCTGCCTAACCAGCAGCAGCTTTACCCGGGCATGGTGTGCACCGAAGGACTCGAGAACTGA